A region from the Coffea eugenioides isolate CCC68of chromosome 9, Ceug_1.0, whole genome shotgun sequence genome encodes:
- the LOC113783814 gene encoding uncharacterized protein LOC113783814, producing the protein MLSLHDPTDELSEHIQELCSYTSHEPTNTDELIQGSSKRSRQLTSLIWKEFDILYVEPDGSQRAQCKWCKRDYACGGTTGTSNLWRHLSNGVTASEDEEDRERLSIDFAPLVAKLTNLHVGGFQQ; encoded by the exons ATGCTATCCCTTCATGATCCAACAGATGAGTTGTCAGAGCACATTCAGGAACTATGTTCTTATACAAGCCATGAGCCTACCAATACAGATGAGTTGATCCAAGGTTCTTCAAAGCGTTCGAGACAACTCACGTCAttgatttggaaggaatttgatatattgtatgttGAACCAGATGGTTCACAAAGAGCACAATGTAAATGGTGCAAGCGTGATTATGCATGTGGTGGAACAACCGGAACAAGCAACTTATGGCGTCATCTTTCAAATGGAGTAACAG CTTCTGAAGATGAAGAAGATAGAGAAAGACTGAGTATTGACTTTGCACCTTTAGTTGCTAAACTTACTAACCTTCATGTTGGCGGATTCCAACAATGA
- the LOC113783389 gene encoding protein PLASTID TRANSCRIPTIONALLY ACTIVE 12, chloroplastic isoform X2 has translation MVSSISPSWVLCQDNGISRRIVSVDGSVAKRRHLQGSKTSFARAFVTSIWQLKVGLHHSSGNVRLLPCIKCENSNKEGSSFEQVSVEPPPYHSYLDSTSGQLEPASGARASIPGQEFWPEGTASRVRAARAPEPMGASTTSPSYGQNPGSRRKKYKASVASSETSETSGVPDIPDDVLEEPKELLSEYVVYQSEPEEENLSDYEMDKKIGRPHPFIDPKAKKPVEEPLTSEELWWNWRKPEKEQWSRWQRRRPDVETVFLKAMAETGQIKLYGDHPTLTETSLYRARRHIYKEERLKAEQERLEKIGPLAYYSEWVKAWKRDTSREAVQKHFEETGEDENTQLIEMFTHQTDQEYRIMMVWGGDPVYPTINYIQDPDAVIDFRGPDFHEPTPDMLVYLKEHGKIISREELEMKLAKEKTEELEMTDMDEAMAQAVDIGENDDEGEESDDGEEEKISRNWSILKSNPELRKSKGKPKNNNLSLEEAIDDSENLTDFLMDFEEDE, from the exons ATGGTATCTTCAATATCACCTTCTTGGGTGTTGTGTCAAG ATAATGGAATATCAAGAAGGATTGTTTCTGTTGACGGGTCAGTTGCTAAGAGGCGGCATTTGCAGGGTTCTAAG ACTTCATTTGCAAGGGCATTTGTTACTTCAATTTGGCAGTTAAAGGTTGGATTGCACCATTCATCTGGGAATGTGCGTCTTCTTCCCTGTATAAAATGTGAGAATTCTAACAAAGAAGGGAGTTCATTCGAGCAAGTATCTGTTGAACCTCCTCCATATCATAGTTACTTGGACTCTACGTCTGGGCAGCTTGAACCAGCTTCTGGAGCTCGTGCAAGTATTCCAGGGCAAGAGTTCTGGCCAGAAGGGACTGCAAGTCGAGTAAGAGCTGCCAGGGCTCCTGAGCCAATGGGTGCCTCAACTACAAGTCCTTCTTATGGACAAAATCCTGGAAGCAGAAGGAAAAAGTATAAAGCATCAGTTGCTTCCTCTGAGACTTCGGAAACAAGTGGAGTTCCTGACATTCCTGATGATGTACTAGAAGAGCCCAAAGAATTGTTATCTGAGTATGTTGTTTATCAGTCAGAACCAGAGGAAGAGAACTTAAGTGACTACGAGATGGATAAGAAAATTGGACGTCCTCACCCTTTCATTGATCCAAAAGCAAAGAAGCCAGTAGAAGAGCCACTTACAAGTGAAGAACTATGGTGGAACTGGAGAAAGCCAGAAAAAGAACAATGGTCAAGGTGGCAAAGGAGGAGGCCTGATGTTGAAACG GTGTTTCTTAAAGCAATGGCAGAGACTGGGCAAATAAAGCTCTATGGTGACCATCCAACATTGACTGAGACTTCACTTTACAGAGCAAGGCGACATATATACAAAGAGGAAAG GCTGAAGGCTGAACAAGAAAGATTGGAAAAGATTGGTCCATTAGCTTACTACTCAGAATGGGTGAAAGCTTGGAAGAGAGACACTTCGAGGGAAGCTGTTCAAAAGCATTTTGAAGAGACTGGTGAAGATGAAAACACACAACTCATTGAAATGTTTACGCATCAAACTGATCAAGAGTACCGCATCATGATGG TATGGGGTGGAGATCCAGTTTACCCAACTATTAACTACATTCAGGATCCAGATGCTGTCATTGATTTCAGGGGTCCAGATTTTCATGAGCCTACACCAGATATGCTGGTGTATCTGAAAGAG CATGGGAAAATAATATCGCGGGAGGAGCTAGAGATGAAACTTGCTAAAGAGAAGACAGAAGAACTTGAG ATGACAGATATGGATGAAGCCATGGCTCAAGCTGTAGACATTGGGGAAAACGAT GATGAGGGAGAGGAAAGTGATgatggagaagaagaaaaaatttcgCGCAATTGGAGCATTCTGAAAAGTAATCCTGAACTTCGGAAATCAAAG GGTAAACCAAAGAACAATAACTTGTCTCTGGAAGAAGCTATAGATGATTCAGAGAACCTCACTGACTTTCTCATGGACTTTGAGGAGGATGAGTAG
- the LOC113783389 gene encoding protein PLASTID TRANSCRIPTIONALLY ACTIVE 12, chloroplastic isoform X1: MVSSISPSWVLCQDNGISRRIVSVDGSVAKRRHLQGSKTSFARAFVTSIWQLKVGLHHSSGNVRLLPCIKCENSNKEGSSFEQVSVEPPPYHSYLDSTSGQLEPASGARASIPGQEFWPEGTASRVRAARAPEPMGASTTSPSYGQNPGSRRKKYKASVASSETSETSGVPDIPDDVLEEPKELLSEYVVYQSEPEEENLSDYEMDKKIGRPHPFIDPKAKKPVEEPLTSEELWWNWRKPEKEQWSRWQRRRPDVETVFLKAMAETGQIKLYGDHPTLTETSLYRARRHIYKEERLKAEQERLEKIGPLAYYSEWVKAWKRDTSREAVQKHFEETGEDENTQLIEMFTHQTDQEYRIMMGTDVRIRRDPLAMRMREDQIKEIWGGDPVYPTINYIQDPDAVIDFRGPDFHEPTPDMLVYLKEHGKIISREELEMKLAKEKTEELEMTDMDEAMAQAVDIGENDDEGEESDDGEEEKISRNWSILKSNPELRKSKGKPKNNNLSLEEAIDDSENLTDFLMDFEEDE, translated from the exons ATGGTATCTTCAATATCACCTTCTTGGGTGTTGTGTCAAG ATAATGGAATATCAAGAAGGATTGTTTCTGTTGACGGGTCAGTTGCTAAGAGGCGGCATTTGCAGGGTTCTAAG ACTTCATTTGCAAGGGCATTTGTTACTTCAATTTGGCAGTTAAAGGTTGGATTGCACCATTCATCTGGGAATGTGCGTCTTCTTCCCTGTATAAAATGTGAGAATTCTAACAAAGAAGGGAGTTCATTCGAGCAAGTATCTGTTGAACCTCCTCCATATCATAGTTACTTGGACTCTACGTCTGGGCAGCTTGAACCAGCTTCTGGAGCTCGTGCAAGTATTCCAGGGCAAGAGTTCTGGCCAGAAGGGACTGCAAGTCGAGTAAGAGCTGCCAGGGCTCCTGAGCCAATGGGTGCCTCAACTACAAGTCCTTCTTATGGACAAAATCCTGGAAGCAGAAGGAAAAAGTATAAAGCATCAGTTGCTTCCTCTGAGACTTCGGAAACAAGTGGAGTTCCTGACATTCCTGATGATGTACTAGAAGAGCCCAAAGAATTGTTATCTGAGTATGTTGTTTATCAGTCAGAACCAGAGGAAGAGAACTTAAGTGACTACGAGATGGATAAGAAAATTGGACGTCCTCACCCTTTCATTGATCCAAAAGCAAAGAAGCCAGTAGAAGAGCCACTTACAAGTGAAGAACTATGGTGGAACTGGAGAAAGCCAGAAAAAGAACAATGGTCAAGGTGGCAAAGGAGGAGGCCTGATGTTGAAACG GTGTTTCTTAAAGCAATGGCAGAGACTGGGCAAATAAAGCTCTATGGTGACCATCCAACATTGACTGAGACTTCACTTTACAGAGCAAGGCGACATATATACAAAGAGGAAAG GCTGAAGGCTGAACAAGAAAGATTGGAAAAGATTGGTCCATTAGCTTACTACTCAGAATGGGTGAAAGCTTGGAAGAGAGACACTTCGAGGGAAGCTGTTCAAAAGCATTTTGAAGAGACTGGTGAAGATGAAAACACACAACTCATTGAAATGTTTACGCATCAAACTGATCAAGAGTACCGCATCATGATGGGTACTGATGTTCGTATTCGACGTGATCCTTTAGCAATGAGAATGCGAGAGGatcaaataaaagaaa TATGGGGTGGAGATCCAGTTTACCCAACTATTAACTACATTCAGGATCCAGATGCTGTCATTGATTTCAGGGGTCCAGATTTTCATGAGCCTACACCAGATATGCTGGTGTATCTGAAAGAG CATGGGAAAATAATATCGCGGGAGGAGCTAGAGATGAAACTTGCTAAAGAGAAGACAGAAGAACTTGAG ATGACAGATATGGATGAAGCCATGGCTCAAGCTGTAGACATTGGGGAAAACGAT GATGAGGGAGAGGAAAGTGATgatggagaagaagaaaaaatttcgCGCAATTGGAGCATTCTGAAAAGTAATCCTGAACTTCGGAAATCAAAG GGTAAACCAAAGAACAATAACTTGTCTCTGGAAGAAGCTATAGATGATTCAGAGAACCTCACTGACTTTCTCATGGACTTTGAGGAGGATGAGTAG